In Flavobacterium praedii, the DNA window TAAATTCCAAAATGGATAATTTCCAATTTGAAGGAACCAGAATAACCAATCTCGAGATGGAAACGTCTGCTATTTATGGACTTTCGGCACTTTTAGGACATCAGGCTTTGTCATTGAATGCTCTTATTGCCAATCGCGCCAACGGAACTTTTAGCAGTGATCCATACAAAGCTGTAGATGAATTGATTGCCTATACTCTGGATAAATTGGCAGAGCAATAAAATGGCAGAAACTCACTCAAAAATTTTATTCCGATTTCATAGTGCTATTTTAGATGAAGAAGTAGTTGAAACCATTTGGTCACAAATAATTGATTTGGAAAAAGGAATCTTTAAATTAGATAACGTTCCTTTCTATGGGCCACTTATTGCAACAGAAGATATTTTCTATGCTAAATACGATGAAAATGAAGAAGCCATTGTATATAAAGAAACGATTTCAATTTCTGGGAATTCGATTATTCAAGTTGTGATTTTAAAAGACAATTATGATAAGGAAATTATTAGAGAAAAACTCAAAGTAATGAATTGTCGGTCTGAAGGATTTAATGAAAAGTATTTTGTTGTTGAAATTAAAAAAGAGGTTGATTATGTTGTAGTAAAACATTTTTTAAATGAATATTCTGAATTAGAAGTATTAGATTTTGCGGAACCCTGTTTGTCCAAAAAACACAGTGATGATTTATTGAAATAGTTTTTATATCAGATTTAAAGGCAATGTAAATGATTAAAACAATTTTCAAATCTTCCGATTTATTAACCCAACAAATTCAAAATTTAGGAATTGATACTTGGGACGATTTATTGATTTACGTTAAAAATATTCCCTACGGCCGAAACGCCAACCGTGAAGATTTGTCATTAATTTTAAAAGAAAACAAAGGCACTTGCAGTTCCAAGCATGCTTTTTTGAAAGAAATTGCCAACCTAAATAAAATTCCAAACGTAAAACTCATTATTGGAATTTATAAAATGAACGAAATCAATACTAAAATTGGAACTATTCTCTCTGATAACAGTATTGATTTCATTCCTGAAGCCCATTGTTACTTGAAAATTGATAAAAATCGTATTGATTGTACAACTCCCAAATCGAATTTTGCTAAAATCGAAAAGGATTTATTGGAAGAAATTGAAATTGAACCCTACCAAGTTGGAGAGTTCAAAATCAAATTCCATAAAAATTTCATCAAAAAATGGTTGTCGGACTCAAATGCTACTATCACTTTTGAACAATTGTGGGCGATTCGAGAACATTGTATTACTTATTTATCACAACAATATTTATAAAATTATTTTTATTTTTTAAATATAATTTATTATTAGAAGTGTTGAACAATTAGATAGTAAATTGGCATACCAATTGTGATGTTTACCGGGAATGTTACCGCGAGTGCCATGGGCAAATAAAGACCGGGATTTGACTTGGGTACCGAAATTTGCATTGCTGCTGGAACGGCGATATAGGATGCACTTGCGGCCAATACGGCAAAGATGAATCGGTTGGTGATATCATCGGTGACAAAGGAACTCAAAACTGCGAATATGCAACCGTTGACCAAAGGAATAATCATTGCAAAAAGGAAAGGAAACCATCCGAATGAGAAGAAGGATTTTAGTTTTCTACCACTTGTTACTCCCATATCCAGAAGAAAAATGGCCAAAAATCCTTTGAAAAGGTCATTAGTAAAGGGTTTGATTCCCTCTGCTTGTTTGGTACTCGCCAAAAAGCCGATTACCAAACTGCCAAGGATTAACAATACACTACTATTGGTCAAAGAGTGTTTTAGGACAGCACTGAATTTTATTTTATCAGAAGATTGATCTTTATTGAATATAGATATCAGGACGAGCCCAATGATAATGGCAGGTGACTCCATTAAAGCCATTATAGCGACCATGTGTCCATGAAGGGTTAATTGCTGTGATTCGAGATAGGAAACCGCCGTGACAAAGGTAACAGCACTTACCGAGCCGTAGGCCGCCGCAATGGCTCCTGCATCATAAACACTGAGTTTTCTTTTTAGGATAAAAAAGGTGTACAATGGTATTAGCATCGAAATCATGATTCCAAAGAGCATGGACAAGGCAATCTCGCTCGAGAATTCTTCATGCGACAGTTCTTGTCCTCCCTTAAAACCAATAGCAAACAGCAAGTAAAGTGAAATAAATTTTGATGTATTAGGTGGTATTTCCAAATCACTTTTTAGGAGTACTGCAATCACGCCAAGCACAAAAAAAAGTAATGCTGGATTGGTTAGGTTCTCGAGTAATAGGTTTAAGTTCATGATATTCTGTGTTTATTTATTATTTTATTATTTACTGTCAATTTAAAAAAGTGTTACTCAATAAACTCAAGTTCTCCTGTGCGTAATGTGTAAAAGGCTCCTACAATTTTGATTTCCCCTTTACTTTCCATTGTTCGTAATATTTCGCTTTTTACCCTAATCTCACTTATGGTATGACGAACATTGTTTTGGGCAACTTCTTTGACAAAGGATTCGTTTTTGGATGATTTTTCACCATGAAAATCTTTGCTCATCTCAACTGCGGGCTTTATGTTTGCGAGCATTGAGGTTATGTTTCCTAACTTTACATCATCTATTGCACTTTTTACCGCTCCACAGTGTTGATGCCCCATTACCAATATTAGTTTTGCCCCAGCTACTTTACAGGCAAATTCCATACTTCCCAAAAGGTCTGTGTTTACAAAATTGCCCGCTACCCTGCCCACAAATACATCTCCAATTCCCTGATCAAATACATCTTCTACAGGCACTCTGCTATCGAGACAACTTAGAACCATCGCCTTTGGGTGTTGACCTCCCGTTGCAACTTTTCTAATTTCGTCTGAATGCTCGCGTTGCGTTACGTTACCGCTTTTAAAGCGTTGGTTGCCTTCTTTGAATTCAAGTAAAACCTGATTGGGTGTTAATTGATCCTGTTCTGCTTTAGTCAGCACATGCTGATGTTTATAGGATCCCGTGTGAGATGTATTGTTTTCATTTGAAATCTTGTTTGAATTCGTTTTACATGATGGAAACAATTGTAGGAACAAAACTAAGGTTGCAACTTGTAACATTTTCATAATTTGTTTGATTTAAAATTTGACATTGCAAATGTGGGAACTAAAAAACATAAATTTTCATTTATATTATTAATTAAAAGCATTAAAATTTTTTATGTTTTTATTTCGATTTAATTCTTGTTCGGCATTAATTATTCTGCCATCGTTTACAATGGAAGCGTTTCGTATGATTGATTTCATTCTTTACTTTTTTATAGCTCTTTCCAAACGGTCATTTATAGATTTACCAAGTCCTTTGTTGGGCAAACGCTCTGCAATGATTACGTCCAAGTTGCTTTTGTCCAAACGGTGCATTGTGGCATATAAATTCTTTGCGGCTTCGGCTAGATCTCCTGTTCTGGAGAGCACTTCTTGAAGTATATTTTCGGTACCTGTAATTTCATCCTTGAACAAAAGCAACCCAACTTTTTTACCAGAGAATGATGGTATCAACTCGGGTACATTGTCGGTAAGATAGGTGCTGGTTTTTGGTGCGTAATGTCGCGAAAGCATTCCTGGAGCATCGGGTGTACTGTTTTTAGTAGTTGTGACTTGCACCTTTCCCACGATTCGTTCTATAGCTTCTATTGAAATTGAACCGTGCCTGTAAAGAATCGGTTTATCATTTTCGAAACCAATTATTGTAGATTCTATTCCGTTTTGGCACGCTCCTCCATCCAATACAATTTCCAAATTCTCTTTGAAATAGTTTGAAACATGCATGGCAGTTGTAGGACTTATACAACCGAAAGGATTAGCACTTGGTGCTGCCAGCGGAAATTCAAGTAGTTCCAAAAGCGCTAATGCCACAGGGTGATTCGGTACTCTTACAGCAACAGTCTCTTTGCCAGCAGTGACGATGTCTGGAATGTGAGGTTGTTTTTTCAAAACTAACGTTAACGATCCTGGCCAAAACTCCTTGGCAAGCTTCCAGGCCATGTCTGGAATATCAGAGGCAACCGTGTCTAAAAATGCGGTAGACTTGATATGTACAATTAATGGGTTGTAAAAGGGTCTCTTTTTTAATTCGAATATTTTTTTCAAAGCATTTTCACTATAGGCATTTCCGGCCAATCCATAAACGGTTTCGGTGGGAATAGCTATTATCTCATCATTTATCAAAGCCTGCGCGGCTTTGGTTATATTAGTTGTTGTCATGGATTTTTTTTAAGGATTACAATTGTCGCAATACGTAGGGTCTTCAGATTTTTTTTGGTTTGGATACATTTCTTCTTTTACATAAGAACATTTTTGGCAGGTATAGATATGACTTAAAGTGGATTGGGTTGGAAAACGACACCATTCACAAGGAAGACCCAGTTTGGCATCCGTCACCCCAAAACCTGGGGTATTGCAATTAGGACAACAGGAATTGATTTTATCGGCTAATTTTAGGGCAGCACTTTCAATAACATTCATACGGGTAGGATTGTACATTGCCCGCATATCGGTTTCAATATAAACTGATCCATATAATTTGATGAAATGATTGTACACGTCCACTAATTTTCCCCAATCGCTGATGCCTTTTTCTATTTCAATAAAATCATCGATGGATTTCCTGGCAATCAAGGCGTGTGATGGGAATTTTGCCCTTCCAGCAAATTCATCCAACTCCTGTTTGCTATGTATTACAGCACCACTAAAATTGGTGTCCATACTTAACTCTCTGGCAACAATCTCCAAATTATTTTTTTTGTCGATAAAAAATAAAAACTCATCATCGGCAGGAGCAAAGAAAATGGATGGGTGTGAGCCAAAAGAACCTTCGCTTGCTATGGCCATATCACAATTGGTCAACTCCATAGCCATAAGGCATTTTTTCTTGGCGGTGTTTATTGGATCCTCTTTCCTATCTATTTCTCCTGTAAATGTTCCAAGTTCATCGGTGTCAAAATTTGAAACTACAAAACATTTCACACCTAATTCCCTTGCTAAAATTGGAGCAATTACTTTTTCTTTTTCATGTTTGGTTGCAATTAGCAGTTTTCTTCCAGCAAACATTTTATTCTTCAGTATTAGAAAAACGAATATGAACCGTTGATGTTATCACTATATTCTGGTTTTGTGTTGTTCCTTCAGTTATTATTCTGGAGATTGCTTCAACACTTTCTTTTAGTTCGGGAATTCTTCTTATTGCGATTTCGTCTTCCTTTCCATAACGCTCCTGTGAACTGAAGTTCTTCTTTTGATGGAAATTGATTTTGTTGATGAATAAGTCCATCAATAGTTCCTTTGCCTCAGTTGGTGAAAAATTACCGTCTATAAGTATAATTTTCTCAGTTGTTTTCATGTGCAATACTATTATGATTATAAATTTGAAGATTTTTTAGTCCCGATACTATTGAAATCGCAAGAAATAATTTTTGAAAAATAAACTCTCCTTCCATTAAAGTGGTTATAAAAAAAAGAACCGTCAATATTGCGCTTGCAAAAATTATAATTTCGACTGTTTTCATTTGATACTATGTAGGTTAATTTAAAGTACTTTATGCTTAATTTTTATGGTCTATCTTTTGTATTTTGTATTTTCGAAAGGAACTTTTTAAAAGAAACTCTTGCCTACCTTTATTGATATTTTTCTCAATAATTTTAGAAATTTTATTTAACAGCACAAAACTCCGAATTCAAATTCATTAATTTTTATTTATATTTGTAATGTAATATATTAGATTTTTTTATGAATTATACTTTAAATCAACTCCAGATATTTTTGAAAATAGTAAAAACACAAAGTGTAACAAAGGCATCGGAGGAATTACATCTAACCCAGCCCGCGGTATCGATACAGTTAAAGAATTTTCAGGAACAATTTGACATTCCATTGACAGAGGTGGTTGGGAGGAAAATTTACATCACCGATTTTGGCTATGAAATTGCCGAGGCAGCCGAGAATATCATAAACCAAGTACATGCCATCAACTATAAAACGTTAGCCTACAAAGGACAAATGGCTGGTAAATTGAAAATTTCAATCGTTTCGACAGGTAAATATGTGATGCCCTACTTTCTCGCCGATTTCATGAAAGAACATTCGGGGATCGAGTTGCTGATGGATGTAACAAATAAAAGTAGGGTTATTGAGAGTTTAGAAAACAATGAGGTCGATTTTGCACTAGTTTCCATTTTGCCTTCCAAACTCAATATAGAAAAACTAGACCTGCTTCAAAATAAACTGTATTTAGTGGGGAATACTGATATCACTATCGAAAAAGAGGATCAGGAAGAAAGTTTCTTCGAAAATTTGCCTTTAATTTTTAGGGAAAAAGGTTCTGGAACAAGGCAAACCATGGTTAGTTTCTTTGAAAGAAACGCCATTTCGGTATTGAATAAAATGGAACTCACCTCAAACGAAGCCGTAAAACAGGCATTAATAGCTGGTTTGGGTTATTCAATTATGCCTTTAATTGGAATAAAAAGCGAACTGAGTAACAATGAACTGCAAATAATTCCAGTTAAAGGATTGCCTATTACAACCAACTGGAGTTTAATATGGCTCAAAGGAAAAAAGCACTCCCCTGTTGCAAAAGCAATTTTAAACTATATTGAAAAAGAAAAATCAAATATCGTACATGATAAGTTCGAATGGTACGAAAAATACTAAAAAATATTTTTAAAATAATGAGATTCCTTTTTTAAATCTATCTTTACTTTTTCAAAAAATAAAAAATGAAAATAATACTTACGGGAGCTACAGGTGTTTTGGGATCGCATATTATGTATGATATTCTAGAGCTTTTTATCAAAGAAAAGAAAAACGGAAAACTTTTTATTATTGCCAGAAACAAAGGAAAAGTAAGTGCTTTAGATCGTATTAATGAGCTTTTGACTAGTGATTACACCCCTCAAATTTTACAAAAAAGCGGTTTAGAAAAAGTACATGAATATATCGAAATTATTGATTCGGACTTAGCGAATCTTAAAGGTAGTTTTTCAGAGAAAATTAAAGGGGCTTACTTTATTCATTCTGCAGGCTATGTCAATTTATCTACTGACGAAAACCTAAAAGAAAAGATTTTTGATGAAAATGCCAAAATAACCAAATCTCTTTTCAAGACTTTTTCCCCTTTTATCACGAAGTTCATTTATATCGGCACTGCGTTTTCATCCGGAATACGAGACGGTATAATCGAGAATGATTTCCATAACCTAGATTTCACTCCTGAACATCGCAATGCGTATGAGGACGCCAAATTTCATTCGGAGAATTATATTGCTCAGGAATGCAAAGCTTTGGGATTACCATTTCAGATTTTGAGACCAAGTGTGATTGGAGGTAAAATGCTGGGTACCGAAAGTCCTTATTTCATTCCAAAATACATGGTTTTTTATCTTTTGGCCAAGTTTTTTCATTTTACTTCACAGCGAAGAGGAGAGCAAGAAAATGTGCGTTTCATCATCAATGAAGAAACAGGTTTAAATATCATTCCTGTTGATTATGTGGCCAGAGTAATTGTAAACACTTTTGAACGAGATGACATCGAGCAGCTGAACATTGTAAGTGACAAAAGCTTTAATATCGTGAAAGGATTACAGTTGATTATGAAAGAAGTGGGTTATACCAATTTTACTTTAATCAAAAATCCACTCGATTTTACATATAAAAATACAATCGAAAAGCTGTATTATGAAAGTATTGGTAAGCATTTGAAACCTTATTTTATAACCAGTCCTAACGAATACGACACCACTTTGCTGAATTCAATTCTGGAAATTCCAAAATTAGACAGTCAGGCCTTTACCAATATGATTCGCTATGCCATATCCAATGATTTTAAGGATATTAATGTGTAATTAAAGTTGCTGAGTTGCAAAGTCCCTAAAACTTTTATAAACTTAGTGACTTTGAGAAAAACTTAATGACTTAGTATCTTAGAAACTTAGTAACTTTAAAAAAAAAAAGTACTTTTACAAAAAGCAATAAAGATCCCTACTTTTGGGTATTATGATACAACTTAACAAAACTAATTTTCATATAGTAAAGTCCAAGTTTCAGCTGAAAAAACCTTGGGATAGTTTTGTTATCTTTTTTTTAAGCATCCTGATTACAATTCCTTTATTTATAGTACTTCACCAAAATTTAATCGATCCACATTGGTATTTTAATTTGGATCGAATACTTCTTTTTATTTTAGTTCTGACAATAATTCACTTCGCATTGTACACATTGCGAACCATAATTATTGTTTGTTTAGCACTCTATTTGTTGGTCCTTATTTATGGAACTTTATTTGGGAATTTTAGTTTCAATTCTGTTTTTGAAGATTATAATTCCATGTTGTACACTATGAATAATAATCCATTTCCACAAGATATTATCATCGCCAAATTGCTGCCATTTCCTAATAAAGAAGAGATTTTAAAGGCAATAGAATACGAAAATCCAAAAGTTAGAAACTTTGCGATTA includes these proteins:
- a CDS encoding DUF4265 domain-containing protein: MAETHSKILFRFHSAILDEEVVETIWSQIIDLEKGIFKLDNVPFYGPLIATEDIFYAKYDENEEAIVYKETISISGNSIIQVVILKDNYDKEIIREKLKVMNCRSEGFNEKYFVVEIKKEVDYVVVKHFLNEYSELEVLDFAEPCLSKKHSDDLLK
- a CDS encoding sodium-dependent bicarbonate transport family permease produces the protein MNLNLLLENLTNPALLFFVLGVIAVLLKSDLEIPPNTSKFISLYLLFAIGFKGGQELSHEEFSSEIALSMLFGIMISMLIPLYTFFILKRKLSVYDAGAIAAAYGSVSAVTFVTAVSYLESQQLTLHGHMVAIMALMESPAIIIGLVLISIFNKDQSSDKIKFSAVLKHSLTNSSVLLILGSLVIGFLASTKQAEGIKPFTNDLFKGFLAIFLLDMGVTSGRKLKSFFSFGWFPFLFAMIIPLVNGCIFAVLSSFVTDDITNRFIFAVLAASASYIAVPAAMQISVPKSNPGLYLPMALAVTFPVNITIGMPIYYLIVQHF
- a CDS encoding carbonic anhydrase family protein — translated: MKMLQVATLVLFLQLFPSCKTNSNKISNENNTSHTGSYKHQHVLTKAEQDQLTPNQVLLEFKEGNQRFKSGNVTQREHSDEIRKVATGGQHPKAMVLSCLDSRVPVEDVFDQGIGDVFVGRVAGNFVNTDLLGSMEFACKVAGAKLILVMGHQHCGAVKSAIDDVKLGNITSMLANIKPAVEMSKDFHGEKSSKNESFVKEVAQNNVRHTISEIRVKSEILRTMESKGEIKIVGAFYTLRTGELEFIE
- a CDS encoding L-threonylcarbamoyladenylate synthase translates to MTTTNITKAAQALINDEIIAIPTETVYGLAGNAYSENALKKIFELKKRPFYNPLIVHIKSTAFLDTVASDIPDMAWKLAKEFWPGSLTLVLKKQPHIPDIVTAGKETVAVRVPNHPVALALLELLEFPLAAPSANPFGCISPTTAMHVSNYFKENLEIVLDGGACQNGIESTIIGFENDKPILYRHGSISIEAIERIVGKVQVTTTKNSTPDAPGMLSRHYAPKTSTYLTDNVPELIPSFSGKKVGLLLFKDEITGTENILQEVLSRTGDLAEAAKNLYATMHRLDKSNLDVIIAERLPNKGLGKSINDRLERAIKK
- a CDS encoding DUF6671 family protein; its protein translation is MFAGRKLLIATKHEKEKVIAPILARELGVKCFVVSNFDTDELGTFTGEIDRKEDPINTAKKKCLMAMELTNCDMAIASEGSFGSHPSIFFAPADDEFLFFIDKKNNLEIVARELSMDTNFSGAVIHSKQELDEFAGRAKFPSHALIARKSIDDFIEIEKGISDWGKLVDVYNHFIKLYGSVYIETDMRAMYNPTRMNVIESAALKLADKINSCCPNCNTPGFGVTDAKLGLPCEWCRFPTQSTLSHIYTCQKCSYVKEEMYPNQKKSEDPTYCDNCNP
- a CDS encoding LysR family transcriptional regulator, whose amino-acid sequence is MNYTLNQLQIFLKIVKTQSVTKASEELHLTQPAVSIQLKNFQEQFDIPLTEVVGRKIYITDFGYEIAEAAENIINQVHAINYKTLAYKGQMAGKLKISIVSTGKYVMPYFLADFMKEHSGIELLMDVTNKSRVIESLENNEVDFALVSILPSKLNIEKLDLLQNKLYLVGNTDITIEKEDQEESFFENLPLIFREKGSGTRQTMVSFFERNAISVLNKMELTSNEAVKQALIAGLGYSIMPLIGIKSELSNNELQIIPVKGLPITTNWSLIWLKGKKHSPVAKAILNYIEKEKSNIVHDKFEWYEKY
- a CDS encoding SDR family oxidoreductase; the protein is MKIILTGATGVLGSHIMYDILELFIKEKKNGKLFIIARNKGKVSALDRINELLTSDYTPQILQKSGLEKVHEYIEIIDSDLANLKGSFSEKIKGAYFIHSAGYVNLSTDENLKEKIFDENAKITKSLFKTFSPFITKFIYIGTAFSSGIRDGIIENDFHNLDFTPEHRNAYEDAKFHSENYIAQECKALGLPFQILRPSVIGGKMLGTESPYFIPKYMVFYLLAKFFHFTSQRRGEQENVRFIINEETGLNIIPVDYVARVIVNTFERDDIEQLNIVSDKSFNIVKGLQLIMKEVGYTNFTLIKNPLDFTYKNTIEKLYYESIGKHLKPYFITSPNEYDTTLLNSILEIPKLDSQAFTNMIRYAISNDFKDINV